One region of Erwinia tracheiphila genomic DNA includes:
- the lolB gene encoding lipoprotein insertase outer membrane protein LolB, with protein sequence MFIQKHRLMRFLPLAGLLLAACSINKPQGPGQSIHSPQWQQYQKQVQKITQYQTRGAFAYLSDSQKMYARFNWQQTAPDRYRLLLTNPLGITELQLDAQGSVVQIVDSKGKRYVSNDAEKMIAQLTGMAIPLTNLRQWIMGLPGDATDYSLDDQYRLREVRYTQDNRQWTVNYLSYDSGQNPVLPASLELREGSQRIKLKMDSWTVK encoded by the coding sequence ATGTTTATACAGAAACACCGTCTGATGCGGTTTCTTCCGCTTGCTGGCCTGTTACTTGCGGCCTGTAGCATAAATAAACCCCAGGGACCCGGGCAAAGTATCCACTCGCCACAATGGCAACAGTACCAGAAACAGGTGCAAAAAATTACCCAGTATCAAACCCGTGGCGCTTTTGCCTATCTTTCCGATAGCCAAAAAATGTATGCGCGTTTCAACTGGCAGCAAACTGCGCCAGACAGGTATCGCTTATTGCTAACAAATCCGCTGGGCATTACCGAACTGCAACTGGACGCGCAGGGCAGCGTGGTGCAGATTGTCGACAGCAAGGGCAAGCGCTATGTCAGTAATGATGCCGAAAAAATGATTGCACAGCTTACCGGGATGGCTATTCCATTAACTAATCTGCGTCAGTGGATAATGGGCCTTCCGGGTGATGCCACCGATTATTCACTGGATGATCAATACCGCCTGCGTGAAGTGCGTTATACCCAGGACAACAGGCAGTGGACGGTCAATTATCTGAGCTATGACAGCGGCCAGAACCCTGTCCTGCCTGCCAGTCTTGAACTTCGTGAGGGCAGCCAGCGCATTAAACTGAAAATGGACAGTTGGACCGTGAAATGA
- the hemA gene encoding glutamyl-tRNA reductase has protein sequence MTLLALGINHKTAPVTLRERVAFSQESLDQALDSLLAQPLVQGGVVLSTCNRTELYLSVEQQENLQEQLVQWLCDYHRLSADDVRASLYWHHGNEAVSHLMRVASGLDSLVLGEPQILGQVKKAFADSHRGLPLASELERMFQKSFSVAKRVRTETDIGTSAVSVAFAACTLARKIFESLSTVNVLLVGAGETIELVARHLNEHCVQKLMIANRTYARARQLAEEVDAEVIGLADIDDRLAEADIIISSTASPLPIIGKGMVERALKKRRNQPMLLVDIAVPRDVEPEVGKLANAYLYSVDDLQVILESNMARRKAAAVQAESIVAQESSEFMSWLRAQSAVETIRDYRSQADLVRKELEVRALAALQQGDDPQSVLRDMAYKLTRRLIHTPTKSLQQAARDGDTERLQILRDSLGLD, from the coding sequence ATGACGCTGCTGGCTCTCGGAATTAATCACAAAACGGCACCTGTTACTCTGCGTGAACGTGTGGCGTTCTCGCAGGAGTCGTTAGATCAAGCACTTGACAGCCTTCTCGCCCAGCCGCTGGTGCAGGGGGGGGTTGTCCTGTCTACCTGCAACCGGACCGAATTGTACTTAAGTGTGGAGCAGCAGGAAAATTTGCAGGAGCAGCTGGTGCAATGGCTGTGCGACTATCACCGGCTGAGTGCTGATGACGTTCGTGCCAGCCTTTACTGGCATCATGGCAATGAGGCAGTCAGCCACCTGATGCGTGTTGCCAGTGGACTGGATTCGCTGGTGCTGGGGGAACCACAAATCCTCGGGCAGGTAAAGAAAGCTTTTGCTGATTCCCACCGTGGCCTGCCCCTGGCCAGTGAACTGGAAAGAATGTTCCAGAAATCGTTTTCCGTGGCGAAGCGAGTGCGTACGGAAACCGATATCGGTACCAGTGCCGTTTCTGTTGCTTTTGCTGCCTGCACGCTGGCCAGGAAAATTTTCGAATCACTTTCGACGGTTAACGTCCTGTTGGTGGGGGCGGGAGAAACCATTGAGCTGGTGGCTCGTCATCTGAACGAACATTGTGTACAAAAGTTGATGATTGCCAACCGCACCTACGCCCGTGCCCGGCAGCTGGCAGAAGAAGTGGATGCTGAAGTCATCGGTCTTGCGGATATCGACGATCGCCTGGCCGAGGCTGATATCATCATTAGTTCTACCGCCAGCCCGCTGCCCATTATCGGCAAGGGAATGGTGGAGAGGGCGTTAAAAAAACGCCGTAATCAGCCGATGTTGCTGGTTGATATTGCCGTACCGCGTGACGTGGAACCTGAAGTGGGCAAGCTCGCCAATGCTTATCTTTACAGCGTGGATGATTTGCAGGTCATTCTTGAGAGTAATATGGCCCGGCGTAAAGCCGCCGCGGTTCAGGCTGAAAGTATCGTTGCGCAAGAAAGCAGTGAATTTATGTCATGGCTGCGTGCGCAAAGCGCAGTTGAAACCATTCGCGACTATCGTTCGCAAGCGGATCTGGTTCGCAAAGAGCTTGAGGTGCGTGCGCTGGCGGCGCTGCAACAAGGCGACGATCCTCAGTCCGTCTTACGCGATATGGCCTATAAGCTGACCAGGCGATTGATCCACACGCCAACAAAATCTCTTCAGCAGGCTGCCCGTGACGGGGATACTGAACGCCTGCAAATTTTACGCGACAGCCTTGGGCTGGATTAG
- the prfA gene encoding peptide chain release factor 1: MKPSIVEKLEALQERHEEVEAMLGDASVIADQERFRMLSREYAQLSDVSQCFQRWQQTQDDIATAEEMLADSEMREMAQAELKEAREASDMLAKELEILLLPKDPDDERNCYLEVRAGTGGDEAAIFAGDLFRMYTRYAESRRWKVEVMSANEGEHGGYKEVIAKVVGEGAYGRLKFESGGHRVQRVPETESQGRIHTSACTVAVMPEVPEAELPDINPGDLKIDTFRSSGAGGQHVNTTDSAIRITHLPTGIVVECQDERSQHKNKAKALAVLGSRIRAVEIARRQQEEASTRRNLLGSGDRSDRNRTYNYPQGRITDHRINLTVYRLDEVMQGKLDMLIEPVVQEHQADQLAALAGQE, encoded by the coding sequence ATGAAGCCTTCTATTGTTGAAAAACTGGAAGCCTTGCAGGAGCGTCATGAAGAAGTTGAGGCGATGCTGGGTGATGCAAGCGTTATTGCCGATCAGGAGCGTTTTCGCATGCTTTCGCGTGAGTATGCACAACTGAGCGACGTCAGCCAGTGTTTCCAGCGTTGGCAGCAGACCCAGGATGATATCGCCACGGCAGAAGAGATGCTGGCCGATAGTGAAATGCGTGAAATGGCACAGGCAGAACTAAAAGAGGCGCGCGAAGCCAGCGACATGTTGGCGAAGGAGCTGGAAATTCTGCTGCTGCCGAAAGATCCTGACGATGAGCGTAACTGCTACCTTGAGGTTCGTGCCGGAACCGGCGGAGATGAAGCCGCTATTTTTGCCGGTGATTTGTTTCGTATGTATACCCGCTATGCGGAATCACGTCGCTGGAAAGTCGAAGTGATGAGCGCAAATGAAGGTGAACACGGTGGTTATAAAGAGGTCATCGCCAAGGTGGTCGGTGAGGGCGCTTATGGCCGCCTTAAGTTTGAATCGGGGGGGCATCGCGTGCAGCGCGTACCGGAAACCGAATCTCAGGGGCGTATTCACACGTCTGCCTGCACTGTTGCGGTGATGCCGGAAGTGCCGGAAGCCGAACTCCCTGACATCAACCCTGGCGATCTGAAAATTGATACCTTCCGTTCCTCTGGCGCGGGAGGACAGCACGTTAATACCACCGACTCAGCGATTCGTATTACGCACTTGCCGACCGGTATTGTGGTTGAATGTCAGGATGAGCGCTCACAGCACAAAAACAAGGCCAAAGCCCTTGCAGTGCTGGGTTCGCGGATTCGGGCCGTTGAAATCGCGCGCCGCCAGCAGGAAGAAGCATCCACGCGCCGTAACCTGTTGGGCAGTGGCGATCGTTCAGATCGCAACCGTACATATAATTACCCCCAAGGACGTATTACCGATCATCGTATTAATCTGACCGTTTATCGGCTCGATGAGGTGATGCAGGGCAAGCTGGACATGTTGATTGAGCCAGTTGTTCAGGAACATCAGGCAGATCAGCTGGCGGCGCTGGCCGGGCAGGAGTAA